The proteins below come from a single Drosophila suzukii chromosome X, CBGP_Dsuzu_IsoJpt1.0, whole genome shotgun sequence genomic window:
- the inaF-A gene encoding uncharacterized protein inaF-A translates to MASAALDLGKKSEDIPDDVRLPQEQPPSPFFETKTFRLISIFLYLGGISGLGMVLALYYLMFFDSSMPDIHLKFPVSIGGHPVQKVHEYQ, encoded by the coding sequence ATGGCCTCAGCCGCTTTGGACTTGGGGAAAAAATCGGAGGACATCCCGGACGACGTTCGCTTGCCCCAGGAGCAGCCCCCTTCACCCTTTTTCGAAACGAAAACCTTCCGCCTCATCTCGATATTTCTGTATCTGGGAGGGATCAGTGGCCTTGGCATGGTGCTGGCACTTTACTATCTCATGTTCTTCGACTCCAGCATGCCGGACATCCACCTCAAGTTCCCCGTCTCCATTGGAGGCCACCCAGTGCAGAAGGTGCACGAGTACCAGTGA
- the inaF-B gene encoding uncharacterized protein inaF-B has product MSAPSGMLSNLAEVVKEAKDEEIQVPKSNDFFESKAFRLLTLVLYMGGVSGMGLTLAVYYLFIWDSRMPPLPVFKHTHPIG; this is encoded by the coding sequence ATGAGCGCTCCATCGGGAATGTTGTCCAATCTGGCCGAGGTGGTCAAGGAGGCCAAGGATgaggagatccaggtgcccaAGTCCAATGACTTCTTCGAGTCGAAGGCCTTTCGCCTGCTCACCCTGGTGCTCTACATGGGCGGCGTGAGCGGCATGGGCCTCACTTTGGCGGTCTACTACCTGTTCATCTGGGACTCACGCATGCCGCCGCTGCCCGTGTTCAAGCACACGCATCCAATTGGCTAG